One stretch of Carettochelys insculpta isolate YL-2023 chromosome 20, ASM3395843v1, whole genome shotgun sequence DNA includes these proteins:
- the ADAP2 gene encoding arf-GAP with dual PH domain-containing protein 2 isoform X3, which produces MAQDHNKTLLLELLTAAGTGNSQCADCGAPDPEWASCKLGIFICLNCSGIHRNLPEISRVKSLHLDFWENDLVEFMKTHGNLCAKAKYEAKVPPFYYIPRTKDCLVLKEQWIRAKYEREEFVANSVCHEAGSSGSREGFLWKRGRHSKQFLRRRFLLSAHEGVLRYYTKESKGPKAVIGIRDLNAMFQPEKIRNLHGLQITYSKECQTRNLFVYHESGKEIVDWFNAIREARFQYLKAVSPTAPVAELIPKITRNYLKEGYMEKTGPKHKEAFRKRWFSLDAQERNLLYFKDPLDAFEQGRVFIGSKEQGYEVQAGLPRGTSRKRCQIGFAIITPHRKFVFVCENDREQKEWVAALNEVISQPRTSEATLGPH; this is translated from the exons ATGGCTCAAGACCACAACAAGactctgctgctggagctgctgacaGCAGCCGGGACTGGGAACTCCCAGTGTGCAGACTGCGGGGCACCTG ATCCTGAGTGGGCCTCTTGCAAGCTTGGAATATTCATTTGTTTGAATTGCTCTGGAATTCATCGCAACCTTCCTGAAATCAGCCGGGTCAAATCCCTCCACCTGGACTTCTGGGAGAATGATTTAGTAGAG TTTATGAAGACTCATGGGAATCTCTGTGCCAAGGCTAAATATGAGGCAAAAGTCCCTCCTTTCTATTACATCCCGCGCACCAAGGACTGTCT GGTTTTAAAAGAACAATGGATCAGAGCTAAGTACGAGCGGGAAGAGTTTGTTGCCAACAGTGTCTGCCATGAAGCAGGTTCCTCAG GCAGCCGTGAAGGGTTCCTGTGGAAGCGCGGGCGGCACAGCAAGCAGTTCCTGAGGCGGCGGTTCCTCCTGTCAGCGCACGAAGGTGTGCTGAGGTACTACACCAAAGAG TCTAAAGGACCAAAAGCTGTGATTGGCATCCGGGATCTGAATGCAATGTTCCAGCCAGAGAAAATCAGAAACCTGCATGGGCTGCAGATCACATACAGCAAAGAATGTCAGACAAGGAACCTTTTTGTCTATCATGAAAGCGGAAAG GAAATTGTTGACTGGTTCAACGCCATTCGGGAAGCACGTTTCCAGTACCTTAAAGCGgtctcccccactgctcctgtgGCTGAG CTCATACCCAAGATCACAAGGAATTATCTCAAAGAAGGCTATATGGAGAAAACAGGCCCAAAG CACAAGGAGGCCTTTAGGAAGCGCTGGTTCAGCCTGGATGCCCAGGAGAGGAACCTGCTCTACTTCAAAGACCCATTG GATGCCTTTGAACAGGGCCGAGTGTTCATCGGGAGCAAGGAGCAAGGCTACGAGGTCCAGGCTGGTTTGCCCCGAGGCACCAGCAGGAAGAGGTGCCAAATTGGGTTCGCCATCATCACGCCACACCGCAAGTTTGTGTTTGTGTGCGAAAACGACCGGGAGCAGAAGGAGTGGGTGGCGGCTTTGAATGAAGTCATCTCCCAACCTAGGACTAGTG AGGCCACTCTTGGGCCACACTGA
- the ADAP2 gene encoding arf-GAP with dual PH domain-containing protein 2 isoform X4: protein MAQDHNKTLLLELLTAAGTGNSQCADCGAPDPEWASCKLGIFICLNCSGIHRNLPEISRVKSLHLDFWENDLVEFMKTHGNLCAKAKYEAKVPPFYYIPRTKDCLVLKEQWIRAKYEREEFVANSVCHEAGSSGSREGFLWKRGRHSKQFLRRRFLLSAHEGVLRYYTKESKGPKAVIGIRDLNAMFQPEKIRNLHGLQITYSKECQTRNLFVYHESGKEIVDWFNAIREARFQYLKAVSPTAPVAELIPKITRNYLKEGYMEKTGPKDAFEQGRVFIGSKEQGYEVQAGLPRGTSRKRCQIGFAIITPHRKFVFVCENDREQKEWVAALNEVISQPRTSAEATLGPH from the exons ATGGCTCAAGACCACAACAAGactctgctgctggagctgctgacaGCAGCCGGGACTGGGAACTCCCAGTGTGCAGACTGCGGGGCACCTG ATCCTGAGTGGGCCTCTTGCAAGCTTGGAATATTCATTTGTTTGAATTGCTCTGGAATTCATCGCAACCTTCCTGAAATCAGCCGGGTCAAATCCCTCCACCTGGACTTCTGGGAGAATGATTTAGTAGAG TTTATGAAGACTCATGGGAATCTCTGTGCCAAGGCTAAATATGAGGCAAAAGTCCCTCCTTTCTATTACATCCCGCGCACCAAGGACTGTCT GGTTTTAAAAGAACAATGGATCAGAGCTAAGTACGAGCGGGAAGAGTTTGTTGCCAACAGTGTCTGCCATGAAGCAGGTTCCTCAG GCAGCCGTGAAGGGTTCCTGTGGAAGCGCGGGCGGCACAGCAAGCAGTTCCTGAGGCGGCGGTTCCTCCTGTCAGCGCACGAAGGTGTGCTGAGGTACTACACCAAAGAG TCTAAAGGACCAAAAGCTGTGATTGGCATCCGGGATCTGAATGCAATGTTCCAGCCAGAGAAAATCAGAAACCTGCATGGGCTGCAGATCACATACAGCAAAGAATGTCAGACAAGGAACCTTTTTGTCTATCATGAAAGCGGAAAG GAAATTGTTGACTGGTTCAACGCCATTCGGGAAGCACGTTTCCAGTACCTTAAAGCGgtctcccccactgctcctgtgGCTGAG CTCATACCCAAGATCACAAGGAATTATCTCAAAGAAGGCTATATGGAGAAAACAGGCCCAAAG GATGCCTTTGAACAGGGCCGAGTGTTCATCGGGAGCAAGGAGCAAGGCTACGAGGTCCAGGCTGGTTTGCCCCGAGGCACCAGCAGGAAGAGGTGCCAAATTGGGTTCGCCATCATCACGCCACACCGCAAGTTTGTGTTTGTGTGCGAAAACGACCGGGAGCAGAAGGAGTGGGTGGCGGCTTTGAATGAAGTCATCTCCCAACCTAGGACTAGTG CAGAGGCCACTCTTGGGCCACACTGA
- the ADAP2 gene encoding arf-GAP with dual PH domain-containing protein 2 isoform X1, which translates to MAQDHNKTLLLELLTAAGTGNSQCADCGAPDPEWASCKLGIFICLNCSGIHRNLPEISRVKSLHLDFWENDLVEFMKTHGNLCAKAKYEAKVPPFYYIPRTKDCLVLKEQWIRAKYEREEFVANSVCHEAGSSGSREGFLWKRGRHSKQFLRRRFLLSAHEGVLRYYTKESKGPKAVIGIRDLNAMFQPEKIRNLHGLQITYSKECQTRNLFVYHESGKEIVDWFNAIREARFQYLKAVSPTAPVAELIPKITRNYLKEGYMEKTGPKHKEAFRKRWFSLDAQERNLLYFKDPLDAFEQGRVFIGSKEQGYEVQAGLPRGTSRKRCQIGFAIITPHRKFVFVCENDREQKEWVAALNEVISQPRTSGESQQTGLAA; encoded by the exons ATGGCTCAAGACCACAACAAGactctgctgctggagctgctgacaGCAGCCGGGACTGGGAACTCCCAGTGTGCAGACTGCGGGGCACCTG ATCCTGAGTGGGCCTCTTGCAAGCTTGGAATATTCATTTGTTTGAATTGCTCTGGAATTCATCGCAACCTTCCTGAAATCAGCCGGGTCAAATCCCTCCACCTGGACTTCTGGGAGAATGATTTAGTAGAG TTTATGAAGACTCATGGGAATCTCTGTGCCAAGGCTAAATATGAGGCAAAAGTCCCTCCTTTCTATTACATCCCGCGCACCAAGGACTGTCT GGTTTTAAAAGAACAATGGATCAGAGCTAAGTACGAGCGGGAAGAGTTTGTTGCCAACAGTGTCTGCCATGAAGCAGGTTCCTCAG GCAGCCGTGAAGGGTTCCTGTGGAAGCGCGGGCGGCACAGCAAGCAGTTCCTGAGGCGGCGGTTCCTCCTGTCAGCGCACGAAGGTGTGCTGAGGTACTACACCAAAGAG TCTAAAGGACCAAAAGCTGTGATTGGCATCCGGGATCTGAATGCAATGTTCCAGCCAGAGAAAATCAGAAACCTGCATGGGCTGCAGATCACATACAGCAAAGAATGTCAGACAAGGAACCTTTTTGTCTATCATGAAAGCGGAAAG GAAATTGTTGACTGGTTCAACGCCATTCGGGAAGCACGTTTCCAGTACCTTAAAGCGgtctcccccactgctcctgtgGCTGAG CTCATACCCAAGATCACAAGGAATTATCTCAAAGAAGGCTATATGGAGAAAACAGGCCCAAAG CACAAGGAGGCCTTTAGGAAGCGCTGGTTCAGCCTGGATGCCCAGGAGAGGAACCTGCTCTACTTCAAAGACCCATTG GATGCCTTTGAACAGGGCCGAGTGTTCATCGGGAGCAAGGAGCAAGGCTACGAGGTCCAGGCTGGTTTGCCCCGAGGCACCAGCAGGAAGAGGTGCCAAATTGGGTTCGCCATCATCACGCCACACCGCAAGTTTGTGTTTGTGTGCGAAAACGACCGGGAGCAGAAGGAGTGGGTGGCGGCTTTGAATGAAGTCATCTCCCAACCTAGGACTAGTGGTGAGTCCCAGCAAACTGGACTTGCTGCTTAA
- the ADAP2 gene encoding arf-GAP with dual PH domain-containing protein 2 isoform X2 → MAQDHNKTLLLELLTAAGTGNSQCADCGAPDPEWASCKLGIFICLNCSGIHRNLPEISRVKSLHLDFWENDLVEFMKTHGNLCAKAKYEAKVPPFYYIPRTKDCLVLKEQWIRAKYEREEFVANSVCHEAGSSGSREGFLWKRGRHSKQFLRRRFLLSAHEGVLRYYTKESKGPKAVIGIRDLNAMFQPEKIRNLHGLQITYSKECQTRNLFVYHESGKEIVDWFNAIREARFQYLKAVSPTAPVAELIPKITRNYLKEGYMEKTGPKHKEAFRKRWFSLDAQERNLLYFKDPLDAFEQGRVFIGSKEQGYEVQAGLPRGTSRKRCQIGFAIITPHRKFVFVCENDREQKEWVAALNEVISQPRTSAEATLGPH, encoded by the exons ATGGCTCAAGACCACAACAAGactctgctgctggagctgctgacaGCAGCCGGGACTGGGAACTCCCAGTGTGCAGACTGCGGGGCACCTG ATCCTGAGTGGGCCTCTTGCAAGCTTGGAATATTCATTTGTTTGAATTGCTCTGGAATTCATCGCAACCTTCCTGAAATCAGCCGGGTCAAATCCCTCCACCTGGACTTCTGGGAGAATGATTTAGTAGAG TTTATGAAGACTCATGGGAATCTCTGTGCCAAGGCTAAATATGAGGCAAAAGTCCCTCCTTTCTATTACATCCCGCGCACCAAGGACTGTCT GGTTTTAAAAGAACAATGGATCAGAGCTAAGTACGAGCGGGAAGAGTTTGTTGCCAACAGTGTCTGCCATGAAGCAGGTTCCTCAG GCAGCCGTGAAGGGTTCCTGTGGAAGCGCGGGCGGCACAGCAAGCAGTTCCTGAGGCGGCGGTTCCTCCTGTCAGCGCACGAAGGTGTGCTGAGGTACTACACCAAAGAG TCTAAAGGACCAAAAGCTGTGATTGGCATCCGGGATCTGAATGCAATGTTCCAGCCAGAGAAAATCAGAAACCTGCATGGGCTGCAGATCACATACAGCAAAGAATGTCAGACAAGGAACCTTTTTGTCTATCATGAAAGCGGAAAG GAAATTGTTGACTGGTTCAACGCCATTCGGGAAGCACGTTTCCAGTACCTTAAAGCGgtctcccccactgctcctgtgGCTGAG CTCATACCCAAGATCACAAGGAATTATCTCAAAGAAGGCTATATGGAGAAAACAGGCCCAAAG CACAAGGAGGCCTTTAGGAAGCGCTGGTTCAGCCTGGATGCCCAGGAGAGGAACCTGCTCTACTTCAAAGACCCATTG GATGCCTTTGAACAGGGCCGAGTGTTCATCGGGAGCAAGGAGCAAGGCTACGAGGTCCAGGCTGGTTTGCCCCGAGGCACCAGCAGGAAGAGGTGCCAAATTGGGTTCGCCATCATCACGCCACACCGCAAGTTTGTGTTTGTGTGCGAAAACGACCGGGAGCAGAAGGAGTGGGTGGCGGCTTTGAATGAAGTCATCTCCCAACCTAGGACTAGTG CAGAGGCCACTCTTGGGCCACACTGA